A DNA window from Flavisolibacter ginsenosidimutans contains the following coding sequences:
- a CDS encoding heavy metal-binding domain-containing protein, with translation MKTIIILLIATFATFAAFAQKNKANTTNTEPTVVTVQYACPMHPDMVSNKPGKCLKCGMDLTLSKKEQMKQEVTNTYTCPMHQEVVSTHEGICAKCSSKLVVDRRGSKQATAVYTCSMHPQVASNETGKCPICGQPLEKQHTTADSTKAKS, from the coding sequence ATGAAAACGATCATAATTTTATTGATTGCAACTTTTGCAACCTTTGCAGCTTTTGCTCAAAAGAATAAAGCAAATACTACCAATACAGAACCCACTGTAGTTACCGTTCAATATGCCTGTCCAATGCATCCCGATATGGTTAGTAACAAGCCCGGCAAATGTTTAAAATGCGGTATGGATTTAACCTTGTCCAAAAAAGAACAGATGAAGCAGGAGGTCACCAATACCTATACCTGTCCAATGCACCAGGAAGTAGTAAGCACACATGAAGGCATCTGTGCAAAATGCAGTTCGAAATTGGTTGTTGACCGGAGAGGATCTAAACAAGCTACAGCCGTTTATACTTGTTCTATGCACCCGCAGGTGGCAAGCAACGAAACAGGCAAATGTCCAATATGCGGACAGCCATTAGAAAAACAACATACAACGGCAGATAGCACAAAAGCAAAGTCATAA
- a CDS encoding reverse transcriptase/maturase family protein, giving the protein MFTDALWEEWSSKEEANYRLVNGKRKFLKKSYLHLDNRFWFPEKKEELKKILQDRLLLQDSNGKKRYWSFSPFLRVLVKTPRFRYDEEFKTFNLESKIRPICFASHLDSLIFGFYAYGLTKVYEGYIDKAGFSDSVLAYRSNLGGKSNIQFAKEAFEIIRLKGECTAIALDIKGYFDHIDHGILKKNWAQILNAPIPDDQYKIFKTLTKYSYVNQLNILKRYNIDLAKLKRLGKMPATLLEIVPGDQDYQKYTRLRTDGLIVTNEHPNKETGRHNGIPQGSSLSALMSNVYLIEFDRELFHRSQAEGFVYRRYCDDILIICETSKANEIKDYVIKKICDEFYLTIQQRKVDITDFYLNSKGRLAAFNRKKLENLNRSGLSLKDEKRVSKPLQYLGFEFDGTNIRIRTSSLSRYFRKMKARLDKTVAMSYSAKAKSDKIFKKQIFERYSHLGKRNFLSYAYMASNKEFTNVAGMIKEGMNSSAIRKQISRHFAILMTSLKAKNHRRYSYKLLKGKADNLMKV; this is encoded by the coding sequence ATGTTTACCGATGCACTCTGGGAAGAATGGTCTTCCAAAGAAGAAGCCAATTACCGTTTAGTCAATGGGAAACGAAAGTTTCTCAAAAAGTCCTATCTCCATCTGGATAACAGGTTTTGGTTCCCTGAAAAAAAGGAAGAACTTAAGAAAATCCTCCAAGATCGTTTGCTACTTCAAGACTCAAATGGGAAGAAAAGATATTGGTCTTTTTCTCCTTTCTTACGGGTTTTGGTTAAGACGCCCCGCTTTAGATACGACGAAGAATTTAAAACGTTCAACCTCGAATCGAAAATCAGGCCCATTTGTTTTGCGTCGCATTTAGACAGTTTGATTTTTGGGTTTTACGCCTACGGGCTTACTAAAGTTTATGAAGGCTATATTGATAAGGCAGGATTCTCTGATTCTGTACTTGCTTACCGTTCGAATCTCGGTGGCAAATCAAACATCCAGTTTGCAAAAGAAGCTTTCGAAATAATACGCTTGAAAGGCGAGTGCACGGCCATTGCACTAGATATCAAGGGTTACTTCGACCATATCGATCACGGAATATTGAAGAAAAATTGGGCGCAGATCCTAAATGCGCCTATACCGGATGACCAATATAAAATTTTCAAAACTCTTACTAAATACAGCTATGTTAATCAGCTAAATATCCTTAAACGGTACAACATTGATTTGGCGAAATTGAAACGATTGGGAAAAATGCCAGCTACGCTATTGGAAATTGTACCAGGCGATCAAGATTATCAAAAATATACCCGGCTCCGCACAGACGGTTTAATTGTTACAAATGAACATCCGAACAAAGAAACCGGGAGACACAATGGGATACCTCAAGGGTCTTCTTTGTCTGCTTTAATGTCAAATGTTTATTTGATTGAATTCGACCGTGAGTTATTTCACAGATCGCAGGCGGAAGGGTTCGTTTATCGGAGATACTGTGATGACATACTAATCATTTGTGAAACCAGTAAGGCTAATGAGATTAAAGACTATGTAATAAAAAAAATATGCGATGAATTCTACCTCACTATCCAGCAACGCAAAGTTGATATTACAGACTTTTATCTGAATTCAAAAGGAAGATTGGCCGCATTCAATCGCAAGAAACTAGAAAATCTAAATCGTTCAGGGCTTTCACTAAAGGATGAAAAACGGGTAAGCAAACCACTACAGTATTTGGGTTTTGAGTTTGATGGCACCAATATCCGCATACGAACCAGTAGTCTCTCACGCTATTTCCGTAAGATGAAAGCAAGGCTTGATAAGACGGTTGCAATGTCATATAGTGCAAAGGCTAAGTCTGATAAAATATTTAAGAAACAAATTTTCGAACGATATTCCCATCTGGGGAAACGTAATTTCTTGTCTTATGCCTATATGGCATCAAATAAAGAGTTCACCAATGTCGCGGGCATGATCAAAGAAGGTATGAATTCTTCAGCTATACGTAAACAGATAAGTAGGCACTTTGCGATTTTGATGACGAGTCTAAAGGCAAAAAACCATAGACGCTATAGTTATAAATTACTCAAGGGCAAAGCAGATAATCTTATGAAAGTATGA
- a CDS encoding four-helix bundle copper-binding protein, which produces MTGFHTYKTCVEACLRCAAICNHCASSCTQEEDVKMMARCIQLDMECAAICYAAAQLMSLGSERAQELCRLCADICEQCGAECGKHQTEHCQECAEMCRKCAEECRRMASVAA; this is translated from the coding sequence ATGACCGGATTCCATACCTACAAAACCTGTGTAGAGGCTTGTTTACGTTGCGCCGCTATTTGTAACCATTGCGCAAGTTCATGCACACAAGAAGAAGATGTAAAAATGATGGCAAGGTGCATTCAACTTGACATGGAATGTGCAGCCATTTGTTATGCAGCGGCACAACTAATGAGCCTGGGAAGCGAAAGAGCACAGGAGCTTTGCAGACTATGCGCAGACATCTGCGAACAGTGCGGAGCTGAATGCGGTAAGCATCAGACAGAACATTGCCAGGAATGTGCAGAAATGTGTAGAAAGTGTGCGGAAGAATGCAGAAGGATGGCGAGCGTCGCAGCATAA
- a CDS encoding heavy metal translocating P-type ATPase, producing MEHAHHHEHHVHEQTTDLHHHAAANEAVLDHSMHDKHAGHRTRDFLKRFWICLIVTIPVLLLSHMIQQWFHFEILFAGDKYVLLLLSTFIYVYGGMPFLKGLVSEVRDNAIGMMTLVAVAITVAFVYSVAVVYGLKGMDFFWELATLIDIMLLGHWLEMRSQMAASGALQSLVALLPSNVHMERAGEVVDIDIQQLKRDDVTIIKPGEKIPADGVVIEGTSFVNESMLTGESVPVKKERDAKVIAGAVNGDGSLKIKVTGAGKDSYLNKVITLVQSAQNAKSRTQNLADKVAKWLTVISLVVGITTFVFWYINHDLAFALERMVTVMVTSCPHALGVAIPLVVAISTTAAATHGLLIRNRTAFENARKLTTIIFDKTGTLTKGSHEVQHIISTTSQYSANDLLQHVAAVQQHSEHYIARGVLKALKEKKLELWQSTDFTYLQGIGVSGKVAGKTVVAAGPNYFMKENKPLPEIPSSIDQNTETVNFVLIDGEPVGIITLADSIRESSKEAIEQLKAMNIKSFLLTGDNEKIAASVANKLGMDGYLANVLPHQKQEKVKEFKQKGEIVAMTGDGVNDAPALTQADVGIAVGSGTDVAAETADIILVNSDPKDVVQMIDFGRKTYRKMIQNLAWAVGYNVIAIPLAAGVLYPYFVLSPAMGAVLMSLSTVIVAVNARLLKLK from the coding sequence ATGGAACACGCACATCACCATGAGCATCATGTTCATGAACAAACTACAGACCTCCACCATCATGCAGCAGCCAACGAGGCTGTACTTGACCACTCCATGCACGATAAACACGCAGGTCACCGCACACGTGATTTCCTGAAACGCTTTTGGATTTGCCTCATTGTAACAATCCCGGTGCTGTTACTATCCCACATGATACAGCAATGGTTCCATTTTGAGATACTGTTTGCCGGAGATAAATATGTTCTCTTGCTGTTAAGCACTTTTATTTACGTCTATGGTGGAATGCCTTTTCTGAAAGGTTTAGTAAGTGAGGTAAGAGACAATGCTATTGGCATGATGACCTTAGTTGCTGTTGCCATTACAGTTGCTTTTGTTTACAGTGTCGCAGTGGTGTATGGCTTAAAAGGAATGGATTTCTTTTGGGAGCTTGCCACACTCATCGACATTATGCTATTAGGGCATTGGCTCGAAATGCGTTCCCAAATGGCAGCTTCCGGTGCGTTACAATCATTGGTAGCCTTGCTGCCTTCCAATGTTCACATGGAGAGGGCCGGTGAAGTGGTTGACATAGATATTCAGCAACTAAAAAGAGATGATGTTACTATCATTAAGCCAGGAGAGAAAATACCGGCAGATGGGGTTGTAATAGAAGGAACTTCATTTGTCAACGAAAGCATGTTAACAGGTGAAAGTGTTCCGGTTAAAAAAGAAAGAGATGCCAAAGTGATTGCAGGTGCGGTGAATGGCGACGGTTCATTAAAGATAAAAGTAACCGGGGCTGGGAAAGATAGTTACCTGAACAAAGTAATTACGTTGGTGCAATCGGCACAAAATGCCAAATCCCGAACACAAAACCTTGCCGACAAAGTGGCGAAATGGCTAACTGTGATTTCATTGGTTGTAGGCATAACCACCTTCGTATTTTGGTACATCAATCATGACCTTGCATTTGCTTTGGAGAGAATGGTAACCGTAATGGTAACATCCTGTCCTCATGCTTTAGGTGTTGCCATTCCTTTGGTAGTAGCCATTTCAACAACTGCAGCGGCTACACACGGTTTGCTAATCCGAAACAGGACAGCCTTTGAAAATGCAAGAAAGTTAACAACAATCATTTTCGATAAGACCGGAACACTTACAAAAGGTTCGCATGAAGTGCAGCACATTATTTCAACTACAAGCCAATATTCTGCAAACGACCTATTACAACACGTTGCAGCAGTTCAACAGCATTCGGAACATTACATAGCAAGGGGAGTACTAAAAGCACTCAAGGAAAAAAAATTAGAGCTATGGCAATCTACCGACTTCACTTACCTGCAAGGCATTGGTGTATCAGGAAAAGTGGCCGGCAAAACAGTTGTTGCGGCAGGACCTAATTATTTTATGAAGGAAAACAAACCGCTTCCCGAAATCCCATCCTCAATTGACCAAAATACAGAGACCGTAAATTTTGTTTTGATAGATGGTGAACCGGTTGGAATAATAACACTCGCAGACAGTATAAGAGAAAGCTCCAAAGAAGCCATTGAGCAGTTAAAAGCAATGAACATTAAATCTTTTTTGCTCACAGGTGACAACGAAAAGATTGCAGCTTCCGTAGCCAACAAATTGGGCATGGACGGTTATTTAGCCAATGTATTGCCACATCAAAAGCAAGAGAAAGTAAAAGAGTTTAAGCAAAAGGGTGAAATCGTTGCCATGACAGGTGACGGCGTAAACGATGCACCGGCATTGACACAGGCAGATGTAGGCATTGCAGTGGGCAGTGGAACAGATGTAGCAGCAGAAACAGCAGACATTATTTTAGTGAACAGCGACCCGAAAGACGTTGTACAAATGATTGACTTCGGAAGAAAGACCTACCGGAAAATGATACAAAACCTTGCCTGGGCCGTTGGCTACAACGTTATTGCCATTCCATTAGCGGCTGGTGTTTTATATCCCTACTTCGTACTTAGCCCGGCAATGGGTGCAGTGCTAATGAGTTTAAGTACCGTAATCGTAGCCGTCAATGCGAGACTGTTGAAATTGAAATAG
- a CDS encoding PAS domain-containing protein yields MTYDSFLSDPAERAAYVRLFEALAGHNLLLAANPPLFTILAASPQRLHDVGMTKEDVIGRPLFEAHPGNPSDPTDNGVSNLRSSLDHVLRYKEIHHLPIQRYDLPNDDGVFTEKYWRASNQPVFNDEGEIAYIIHTAEDITAQIKSAQREIHMEGVEKVFSLFMHAPIVVGIVNGTDYVLELANEAAFELWGKGPQEIIGKPILEGLPELAGQGIIELFDQVRSSGKPFIAQEVPVTSLANGRKELHYFNLVYQPYYDKNSEEVTGVFTISHDVTEQVTARKRMEESEEALRAAMEETERQKRLYETITSNTPDLIYVFDLNYRFTYANEALLTMWGKTWDQAIGKGLPENGYEPWHTEMHHREIDQVVTTKKPIRGEVHFPHATLGKRLYDYIFVPVLDENGEVEAIAGTTRDITEIKQAEDAIRKSELQLRTMILQAPVAMCILLGPTYVINIANEAMINLWGKPREQVMNKPVFEALPDAAGQGLEGVMQEVYRTGDPFYANERPVELLRGGKWETVYQNFVYQAYRDGDGEIVGVITISVDVTEQVLARKKLEESEADLQLRVEERTLELENKNKELNRSNQNLEEFAHAASHDLKEPVRKIHFYTHQLKDQLSIHLQEEEIRSFHRIENATQRMNNLIDDLLLYSHVSQRPHELETIDLNQKMQNVLEDLELDIEEKKATIQVEKLPVVRGNRRQLQQLFQNLLSNALKYSKKNVPPQIIIAADQLTQNDKVYHRIAIKDNGIGFEQQYAEKIFQMFARLHGKAEYSGTGVGLSIVKKVVENHNGFIEVESKVGLGSMFKVYLPV; encoded by the coding sequence ATGACCTACGATTCCTTTCTTTCCGATCCGGCAGAAAGAGCTGCTTACGTTCGGCTCTTTGAGGCGCTTGCCGGCCACAACTTGCTCCTTGCGGCTAATCCGCCGCTGTTTACAATTTTAGCCGCTTCGCCACAACGTCTTCACGATGTGGGTATGACAAAAGAAGATGTCATTGGAAGGCCCCTCTTTGAAGCGCATCCGGGAAACCCTTCAGACCCCACCGACAACGGTGTCAGCAACCTGCGTTCCTCCTTGGATCATGTGTTGCGCTACAAAGAAATACACCACCTTCCCATTCAGCGCTACGACCTACCGAATGACGATGGCGTCTTTACGGAGAAGTATTGGCGGGCAAGCAACCAGCCGGTGTTTAATGACGAAGGGGAAATCGCATACATCATTCATACGGCAGAAGACATCACCGCACAGATAAAGTCTGCGCAGCGAGAGATTCACATGGAAGGCGTGGAGAAAGTCTTTAGCCTTTTTATGCACGCCCCCATCGTCGTTGGCATTGTGAACGGCACTGATTATGTATTAGAACTGGCAAACGAGGCAGCGTTTGAACTCTGGGGGAAAGGCCCGCAGGAGATCATTGGCAAACCAATCCTTGAAGGGCTTCCCGAATTGGCAGGTCAGGGCATTATTGAGCTCTTTGATCAAGTGCGCAGTTCCGGCAAACCATTCATTGCGCAGGAAGTGCCAGTAACGTCCCTTGCAAACGGCAGGAAAGAACTGCACTACTTCAATTTAGTCTATCAGCCCTATTACGATAAGAACAGCGAAGAAGTTACGGGCGTCTTTACTATCTCACATGACGTGACCGAACAAGTTACTGCTCGAAAACGGATGGAAGAAAGTGAAGAAGCGCTTCGTGCCGCCATGGAAGAAACAGAGCGGCAAAAGCGGCTCTATGAAACCATCACGTCAAACACGCCAGACCTGATTTACGTGTTTGACCTGAACTACCGCTTTACGTATGCAAACGAAGCATTGCTAACGATGTGGGGCAAAACCTGGGACCAGGCCATTGGAAAAGGGTTACCGGAGAACGGCTATGAACCCTGGCACACCGAGATGCACCACCGAGAGATCGATCAGGTGGTAACGACCAAAAAGCCCATTCGAGGAGAGGTTCACTTTCCACATGCGACGCTTGGCAAGCGCCTCTACGATTACATCTTTGTCCCTGTTCTTGATGAAAATGGCGAGGTGGAGGCTATTGCAGGTACTACGCGTGACATTACAGAAATCAAACAAGCTGAAGACGCCATTCGAAAAAGTGAGCTCCAGCTACGCACCATGATCCTGCAAGCGCCAGTCGCGATGTGCATTCTTTTGGGGCCAACATACGTGATTAACATTGCTAACGAAGCCATGATCAATCTTTGGGGCAAGCCACGGGAGCAGGTAATGAATAAACCGGTCTTCGAGGCGCTTCCCGATGCCGCTGGTCAAGGCTTGGAAGGGGTGATGCAGGAGGTGTATCGAACGGGCGATCCTTTCTACGCCAATGAGCGTCCAGTGGAACTGCTTCGTGGCGGCAAGTGGGAAACTGTTTACCAGAACTTTGTTTACCAGGCCTATCGTGACGGTGATGGTGAAATCGTAGGCGTCATCACAATTTCGGTGGATGTAACCGAACAAGTGCTTGCCCGAAAAAAACTGGAAGAAAGCGAAGCCGATCTTCAGCTACGGGTAGAGGAAAGAACCCTGGAGCTGGAAAACAAGAACAAAGAACTGAATCGCTCCAACCAAAACTTGGAGGAGTTTGCCCATGCCGCCTCACATGATCTGAAGGAGCCGGTTCGCAAGATTCATTTTTACACCCATCAGTTAAAAGACCAACTGAGCATCCACTTGCAGGAAGAAGAAATTCGGTCGTTTCACCGCATTGAAAATGCGACCCAGCGCATGAACAATTTAATCGATGATCTACTCCTTTATTCCCATGTAAGTCAGCGCCCACACGAACTGGAAACGATTGACCTGAACCAAAAAATGCAAAACGTATTGGAAGATTTAGAGTTGGACATTGAAGAGAAAAAGGCAACAATTCAGGTAGAGAAGCTTCCGGTAGTAAGAGGCAACAGAAGACAGCTTCAACAACTCTTTCAAAACCTGCTGAGCAATGCGCTTAAATACAGCAAAAAGAATGTGCCGCCCCAAATCATCATTGCCGCCGATCAGTTGACACAGAACGATAAAGTTTACCATCGCATCGCAATTAAAGACAATGGTATTGGCTTTGAGCAACAGTACGCCGAAAAAATCTTTCAAATGTTTGCCCGGCTGCATGGCAAAGCTGAATATAGTGGCACCGGGGTTGGGCTTTCCATTGTAAAAAAAGTGGTGGAAAATCACAACGGATTTATTGAAGTAGAAAGTAAGGTTGGGTTGGGATCAATGTTTAAAGTCTACTTGCCGGTTTGA
- a CDS encoding TonB-dependent receptor, with amino-acid sequence MRVKSEAGKQPLPGASVTVSPLNKGTSTDSTGLAVLTGLPDGAFQVEISFVGYSAVQKRLTLPVTKIIEVELEEAEGEDNPNIIVTATRTDRSIRNTPTRVEVIAGGEISENVSMRPGEIKMLLNETTGLITQQTSAVSNTANLRIQELEGRYTQVLRDGFPLYSGLSEGLSLVQIAPLDLKQVEIIKGSSSTLFGGGAIAGLINLVSKTPTEKRDLSFLANATSAGGFDLSGFYGQRFKNIGVTVFGSRNSGKAYDPSSTGFTAIPKFERYTITPRLFYYGNKTNLNAGVNFITEERLGGNMDYIKNNNAGYFEKNNSVRFTTQVGITHQINTHVSLNFKNSYNHFGRLTTIPSYQFDGLQQSSFSELSINAGENNLQWVGGVNLYTDKFSEVLHSNHPLRNYNYNTVGSFVQNTWSPTDKFSLESGLRGDYTSPYGFVLLPRVSALFRFSNRFTSRIGGGLGYKLPTIFTEESEERQFQNILPIDQNSAQYEKSIGANVDFTYSTSLDELKLSINPLFFYTRINHPLVLSSQGMQKAFVNVDGYTDSKGMDLSFRLTLDDIKFYTGYSYTIAQNHFGGQTATYPLAPKHKLHFDLVYEVDGSLRIALETYYTSQQQLADGSTGRSYWLTGALIEKSWKHFSLFINGEDLNNVKQTDWGAIYSGPITIPRFKDLYAPLEGRIINGGVKIKL; translated from the coding sequence GTGAGAGTGAAAAGTGAAGCCGGTAAGCAGCCTTTGCCCGGCGCATCCGTTACCGTTTCACCACTGAACAAAGGCACATCAACTGACAGCACAGGCCTTGCTGTTTTAACGGGTTTACCCGACGGCGCATTCCAGGTTGAAATTTCATTTGTTGGTTATTCCGCCGTGCAAAAGAGGCTAACGCTTCCTGTTACAAAAATCATCGAAGTAGAACTCGAAGAAGCTGAAGGAGAAGACAACCCCAACATCATTGTTACCGCTACCCGCACCGACCGTTCCATCCGTAACACACCGACAAGAGTGGAAGTAATTGCCGGTGGCGAAATTTCTGAAAACGTCAGCATGCGGCCGGGTGAAATAAAAATGCTACTGAACGAAACGACAGGACTGATTACACAGCAAACTTCAGCCGTGAGCAATACCGCCAACCTTCGCATACAGGAATTGGAGGGACGATACACGCAGGTACTGCGCGATGGTTTTCCGCTTTATTCGGGATTGTCCGAAGGATTAAGCCTCGTGCAAATTGCGCCCCTGGATTTAAAGCAAGTGGAAATCATCAAAGGCTCCTCGTCTACATTGTTCGGCGGTGGCGCCATTGCTGGTCTCATCAATCTGGTAAGCAAGACGCCAACGGAGAAAAGGGACTTGAGTTTTCTTGCCAATGCAACGTCAGCAGGCGGCTTTGACCTGAGCGGGTTTTACGGGCAGCGGTTTAAGAACATCGGCGTAACTGTCTTTGGTTCTCGCAACAGTGGAAAAGCTTATGATCCTTCAAGCACCGGTTTTACAGCCATTCCAAAATTTGAACGGTACACGATAACACCGCGGCTGTTTTATTATGGAAACAAAACAAACCTAAATGCCGGTGTGAACTTTATTACTGAGGAGCGGTTGGGTGGAAATATGGACTACATTAAAAACAATAACGCCGGTTATTTTGAGAAAAACAATTCAGTCCGGTTTACGACACAGGTTGGAATAACGCACCAAATAAATACTCACGTCTCGCTGAATTTTAAAAACAGTTACAACCATTTTGGCCGCTTAACGACCATTCCATCGTATCAATTCGATGGGTTGCAGCAGTCTTCATTTTCTGAACTAAGTATCAATGCCGGAGAAAACAATTTGCAGTGGGTTGGCGGTGTCAATCTTTACACGGATAAATTCAGTGAAGTACTCCATTCAAACCATCCGTTACGGAATTACAACTACAACACGGTTGGAAGTTTTGTGCAAAATACCTGGTCGCCTACCGACAAGTTTAGTTTGGAGAGTGGGTTAAGAGGAGATTATACGTCGCCGTATGGATTTGTGCTCTTGCCAAGAGTTTCTGCGCTGTTTCGTTTTTCCAACCGATTTACCTCACGCATTGGTGGCGGACTTGGTTACAAACTGCCAACCATTTTTACAGAAGAAAGCGAGGAAAGACAGTTTCAAAACATTCTTCCGATTGATCAAAATAGTGCGCAGTACGAAAAATCTATAGGGGCAAACGTAGACTTTACCTACTCCACTTCATTGGATGAACTAAAGTTGTCCATCAACCCACTGTTCTTTTATACACGCATCAATCATCCGCTGGTACTCTCGTCGCAGGGAATGCAAAAGGCATTTGTAAATGTGGACGGTTATACCGATTCAAAGGGAATGGATTTATCGTTTCGCCTGACATTGGACGACATTAAATTTTACACGGGTTACTCATATACCATTGCACAAAATCATTTTGGAGGGCAAACGGCTACCTATCCCCTGGCACCAAAACACAAGCTGCATTTTGACTTGGTTTACGAAGTAGACGGCAGCCTTCGCATTGCGCTGGAAACGTATTACACCAGCCAGCAACAACTTGCAGACGGCAGCACCGGAAGAAGCTATTGGCTCACGGGCGCACTGATCGAAAAAAGCTGGAAACATTTTTCCTTATTCATCAACGGTGAAGACTTGAACAACGTTAAGCAAACGGATTGGGGAGCCATCTACAGCGGACCGATAACCATTCCAAGATTCAAGGACCTTTATGCACCGCTTGAAGGAAGAATTATTAATGGCGGGGTAAAGATCAAACTTTGA
- a CDS encoding heavy metal-binding domain-containing protein has protein sequence MKRSLRTVLLMASLFLVLAVTAQEKKVVYTCPMHPAVQMEKPGSCPKCGMTLVKKTITVKQSKPQPQKQPSRQPSQQDKKEPMNMPPTDTAKPMNHDHMQMDTGRDTTKPKMQIADTMKMDNMDMQGMNMNEPMSHHMSMSHAYSLNLPMGRNGSGTAWLPDASPMYGYMFHTPKWMYMLHYNLFLRYNNQDFTAKGSRGDSKVDAPNFIMLMAQHQVGRNGLFHYNIMSSLDALTGSNGYPLLFQSGEAYKGKSIVDRQHPHDLFSELSVSYSQALSPKADVFVYVGYPGEPALGPVAFMHRPSAMDNPDAPITHHWVDATHVTFGVATIGVRYGQFKLEGSSFTGREPDENRYNFDKPRFDSWSGRLSYNPTENWALQVSHGFIRSPELLHPEEDVNRTTASAIYSKSLSANSTFNATALWGMNKVKEHDGENAVLVGGEWRKNKLAFHSRYEWVQKGIEELSLDESVYGHDAVFPVNAFTVGFNYDLLKLGGSRLAGGGQWTLYHADERLNTLYGKNPMAYEVYLRLYPGRMK, from the coding sequence ATGAAAAGAAGTTTGAGAACAGTACTGCTTATGGCAAGTCTCTTCCTTGTCTTAGCGGTCACCGCACAGGAAAAGAAAGTTGTTTACACCTGCCCGATGCACCCCGCAGTGCAGATGGAGAAACCCGGCAGTTGTCCCAAATGCGGAATGACACTCGTGAAAAAAACCATCACCGTTAAACAATCGAAGCCGCAGCCTCAAAAGCAACCCAGCCGGCAACCTTCTCAACAGGATAAAAAAGAACCGATGAACATGCCGCCAACGGACACAGCAAAGCCCATGAACCACGACCACATGCAAATGGATACGGGAAGGGACACCACAAAGCCAAAGATGCAAATAGCTGACACAATGAAGATGGATAACATGGACATGCAAGGAATGAACATGAATGAACCCATGAGCCACCACATGAGCATGAGCCATGCCTATTCTCTCAATCTTCCGATGGGCAGAAACGGTTCTGGCACTGCCTGGCTTCCCGATGCCTCGCCCATGTATGGCTACATGTTTCATACACCCAAGTGGATGTACATGCTGCACTACAATTTGTTCTTGCGCTACAACAATCAGGACTTTACGGCCAAAGGTTCACGAGGTGATAGCAAGGTAGATGCACCGAACTTTATCATGCTCATGGCACAACATCAGGTAGGAAGGAATGGATTGTTTCACTACAACATCATGTCCTCACTCGACGCACTCACAGGAAGCAACGGTTATCCACTTTTGTTTCAAAGCGGTGAAGCCTATAAAGGAAAATCAATTGTTGACAGACAGCATCCCCATGATTTATTTTCTGAATTATCTGTAAGCTATTCACAAGCCTTGTCACCAAAAGCAGATGTATTTGTTTATGTCGGTTATCCCGGAGAACCGGCTTTAGGTCCTGTTGCCTTCATGCACCGGCCTTCTGCGATGGACAATCCCGATGCACCCATTACACACCACTGGGTAGATGCCACACACGTCACCTTTGGCGTCGCAACAATTGGCGTTCGGTACGGTCAGTTCAAATTAGAAGGTTCATCTTTTACGGGAAGAGAGCCCGATGAAAACAGGTATAATTTTGATAAGCCACGCTTTGATAGCTGGAGTGGCAGATTATCGTACAACCCAACCGAAAATTGGGCATTGCAGGTATCACACGGATTTATCAGAAGCCCTGAACTTTTGCATCCTGAAGAAGACGTGAACAGAACAACAGCTTCGGCCATCTACAGCAAATCCTTATCAGCAAACAGCACCTTCAATGCAACGGCACTTTGGGGCATGAATAAGGTAAAAGAGCATGACGGAGAAAACGCGGTATTGGTAGGAGGGGAATGGAGAAAAAATAAGTTAGCATTTCATAGCCGTTACGAATGGGTGCAAAAAGGCATTGAAGAACTTTCTTTGGATGAAAGTGTTTACGGTCACGATGCAGTATTCCCCGTAAATGCTTTCACAGTGGGTTTTAACTATGATTTGCTCAAATTGGGCGGCTCAAGATTAGCCGGTGGCGGACAATGGACGCTTTATCATGCCGACGAAAGACTGAATACACTCTATGGCAAAAATCCAATGGCATACGAAGTCTATTTACGATTGTACCCAGGAAGAATGAAATAA